From a single Staphylococcus epidermidis genomic region:
- the trxA gene encoding thioredoxin: protein MAIVKVTDSDFDSKIESGVKLVDFWATWCGPCKMIAPVLEELAGDYDGKADILKLDVDENPSTAAKYEVMSIPTLIVFKDGEPVDKVVGFQPKENLAEVLDKHL from the coding sequence ATGGCAATCGTAAAAGTAACTGATTCTGATTTTGATAGCAAAATTGAATCTGGTGTTAAATTAGTTGATTTCTGGGCGACTTGGTGTGGACCTTGTAAAATGATTGCACCAGTTTTAGAAGAACTAGCAGGAGACTATGATGGTAAAGCTGACATCTTAAAATTAGATGTTGACGAAAACCCATCAACTGCAGCGAAATATGAAGTAATGAGTATCCCAACTTTAATTGTATTTAAAGATGGCGAACCAGTTGATAAAGTTGTAGGTTTCCAACCTAAAGAAAACTTGGCAGAAGTATTAGATAAACATCTATAA